The Cyanobacteriota bacterium genomic interval AAGGCCAGCCTAGTCAGTGAGATGGACTCACTGCTGAATACCTTCTCCGTGGCAGAGGTGTATAAACGTGCCCAAGCTAGCCATAAACGTAACTCCGTGGTACCATTGCTGGCTGTGTTGGCAGAAGCATTTTACTACCTAGCAAACGGACTGGAGGATGTGCTGGTAGCTACTGCTCAAGATGTGATCAGCAATTTCTTCACCTACGTTATTGAACAAGTCCAGCAACAGGATTACTATCGCAACCTCTATCGCCTGCTGGGTAATGATGCGGGCATTGAGCAAACCCTAAATCGCCTGCGTAACGAGGCAATCGCTGCCATTATCAATGAAGCCCAGACCGAGTGCGATCGCTACGTGCGAGAGCGCCCTGAATTCTACACCGAAGGCACCGTTTCCATTTGGCAATTGCGGTCAACCCTGCAACAAGCTTGTCGAGGCTACGACTACCAAAACATGATCGATGCCGAACCTGCCATTCGCCAACTGCTGCGCCTAGACTTTGAGCAAAAGGTGAAGGAAACTGTCATGCGTACCTTCCGGCAAACCATTAACCAAACTATCAATACCCCCCTGTTAGAGGGTGCAGTTGAGTTGGCAGATACTATCCTCAAGCAGTATGACCAAGCCCGTGCCTACCTAGCCCGTACCCTTGATCGCGAGGCCCAAGACCGCATCCGTACTTACCAAGCTCGCAAACAAGAGTTACAGGCTAGCATTGACCAGTTCAACCAAGCTGTCAAAGGTATTAACGCTTGCCTAGAGGCCATGAACCTAGACCGGAAGCGTTTACCTCTAATTGCCGAGGCCGACTTGGTGATTGTGCCGCCAGAGCCAGTACCCAGTCTCGAAACAGAAGTAATAGCCGAACCAACACCAACATCTGACAGCACTGCTAGCCAGCCTGAAGTTCTGCCTGACCGAGGATCATGACTACCCTTAGCCAACCCCTAAAGCTAGACTTAAGTCATATTCATTTCACCGACGGCTGATTCTATCAGCTTTGCAGCCGTAATCCTAGCGTGGTCTTAGAACGTGATGCCCAAGGAGTGTCAATCATTATCTCCCCGTAGGCAGTGAAGGTGGTAGCCGGGAATTAGAACTGGGAACTGATTTAAGTCCTGGAATCGCAAAACCAAGCTGGGGGTTGTGTCTAGTTCCTCAACACTGTTTAAGTTGCCGAGAGGGGGCGATCGTTCACCCGATGCAGCTTGAGTAGAAAGTTCCTGCTGGGATGCCCTGACTCCAAAACAACGCCACAAATTTCCCCTATTGCCCAGTACGATGCTGTGCAGAGTTTCGCCAGTTTCTCAGCTCCAGCGGAGACACACCACTCTTGTAGAATATAGGGTATAAATCACTATCTCCTAGGCAGTTATTGTGATGTTGCTAAACACTCAGCTCCTTCTCAACACTTGGCAGCCTGCCCATTGGGATGACTTTGTTGGCCTCGCTGATGACCCAGCCACCACCAAGCTGAAAAGCTACTATCACAACGGCCAGATGAGATTTGAACCCATGTCTACTGGATCTGATCATTCCAAAGACCATGCCACAATCATTCTGGCAGTTGGACTATTCGCAGCCTTGCGGGATATTCCTACTAATGGGCATGACGGTTGTTCTTACCGCAAAGCTGGGGTTGCAGAGTTTCAACCGGATATTTCCTACTACATTGGTGAGACAGCCGACGCTATTCCTTGGGGAACGAGGGTCATTGACCTCACCCAATATCCCCTGCCCAGTTTGGTGATTGAAATTTCCGATACCTCCTTGCCGGATGATTTGGGGGCAAAACGGTTGCAATATGAGGAGTTGGAAATTCCAGAATATTGGATTGTGGATGTGCAGGCTATGCAAATTCTAGCCTTTGCTGTGGCCGCCGATCGCAGTATTCGCCGAATTCGAGAGTCCCAAGTTCTCCCTGGCTTGCAGCTAGAGATTTTGGAGCAAGCCCTCCAGCGCAGTCGGCACGAGAATCAGTCGGCAACTACAGCTTGGTTGATGGCACAGTTCCGGGGGTTAGGGGTGGATGCTTGAACGTTAGCGTATGAAGCAAAAAAAGGGTATCAGGGGAAGATTTTCAGGTCAAGCAGTTGTGTCTTCTAGCCCAAAGAACTGCGCTCTCCCTAGTAGCTATGGGTAGTTTTGGCAGTAATCTCCTATGATAGATTGTATAAATAAAATTGGAGAGTACCTAAGCATCCAACAACCCCTGAACTGAGCTGACCATGACAGATAGCCCTAAAGCTTTATTACCAATACCGGCTAGCCTTACACAGTTAACATCGTTTCTAGGAACACCTAAGAAAGCCACCAAACTTAACCCAGACGATGTCCTGTGCAAGCACTCTGGGAGCAGTTTCGGTGACCTTTCTCGAACATTTATGGTCGATGAACTCCTCAACGTACTGGTATCTTGTATTCCTGCATGTGGGCAATTTAAGGGCCAAGTCCTTTTGTCTGAGGGCATTCCAGTCAACATAACCTCAGGAGGTCAGAGCATTAGGGGGTTATTGAAGCTAGAACTAGAGTTTTATCCCGAAGAGATAGAGACGATTGAAATTCTCTCGCCAGAAGCTTCTGGGTCACAACCGGAGACTCCTGAATTAAAACTAAAGACACTGAACTTTCGTGAGTTTTTCTCTAAGTTTAGTTATTCTTACTTCTCCAGTGGTTTCTTTCCCCGTGTCGAAGGCGTTCCTGTGAATATGCTGAGGCCAGGAAGTTCTGGCTGGCAAGCAGGTGTAGTCAGACTCGACTTGAAGTTCTATCCTGACAGCACCCAGACAGAGTTACTAGGATCATCCCTAGATGAGATTCGCAAGCTGGCGATCGCGGACACCTGATAGTGTGGTGGAGTTAGTAAGGGGGTATGTAGGGCTATGGCATTTAGTGACTTTCAGACTGGTGCAGATGTACAGTAGTGATGTGGCGGTCGGTGTCAAGCCTTTTCTGTCGCACAATTATGACTCAATATGACTCAAGATGTAATGGATCAAAATGACTTGAATCATGGCTGAAATCATGGCTAAGGAACCCCGGATCAAAATTCCACCTGAGGTTCGCCAGTATGTTCTAGACCGAGATGGGTACCGTTGTCAAACCTGTGGAGCTGACAGCGATTTGACGATCGACCACATCATTCCCCTAGCGCAGGGCGGCCAAAATGATCTCAGTAATTTTCGCACGCTGTGTCGCATTTGTAACTCGCGCAAGGGTAAAGCGATCAACCCAGATGCTCGGCGCTACTATAGACTTTGAAACCCTTTGAAACCCCTTGAAACACTTTGAACACCCTAGCACACGGCATCTGCGTCATGCCGATGGAGCAAACCAGGGAAAATGCTGCTGGAGGACGGCCCAGCGAGTACAGTCCCAATAGTCCGTATGGGAAACAATGAGGTTATCAGCATTTAGACATAGCTCGCTGCGGCCACTGATGGTAATGCGGGGCT includes:
- a CDS encoding HNH endonuclease, with translation MAKEPRIKIPPEVRQYVLDRDGYRCQTCGADSDLTIDHIIPLAQGGQNDLSNFRTLCRICNSRKGKAINPDARRYYRL
- a CDS encoding Uma2 family endonuclease, producing MMLLNTQLLLNTWQPAHWDDFVGLADDPATTKLKSYYHNGQMRFEPMSTGSDHSKDHATIILAVGLFAALRDIPTNGHDGCSYRKAGVAEFQPDISYYIGETADAIPWGTRVIDLTQYPLPSLVIEISDTSLPDDLGAKRLQYEELEIPEYWIVDVQAMQILAFAVAADRSIRRIRESQVLPGLQLEILEQALQRSRHENQSATTAWLMAQFRGLGVDA